From Oncorhynchus keta strain PuntledgeMale-10-30-2019 unplaced genomic scaffold, Oket_V2 Un_contig_26749_pilon_pilon, whole genome shotgun sequence:
gctgagcacacacccctgaggggcccctgtgttgaggatcagcgtggcggatgtatttgttacctacccttaccacctgggggcgcctATCTAGTACAGGGTTGGACCCACCAGAAAAGCTTGAATTCTTCAGGGCATGGATTTCGGATCGCTGCGTACCGTTGATGCCAGGCAGGGGATGtgtcttacccctctcctcccctctatccctggGACTAATCCTTCCATGACTCAACAGGAACCAGGATTTGTCACAATGCTTTTCCACTCCTCAgtttgtccagtgttggtgaagGCGTTTCCATTGGAGTCGCtccttcttgtttttagctgataggaacCTCGGGTtagtctgctgcaatagcccatccgtgaaaAGGACCGATATGTTGGGCTTTCCGAGAtcccgttctgcacaccactttTATACTGCACCGTTACTTGTCTGTTTGTGGCACGAATTCAAGCTTTTTTGATggggttcaaatccaggctctggctgtgccactcaaggacattcagagacttgtcccaaatccactcctgtgttgtcttggctgagtgctttggagcaggttttcatcacggatctctctgtacttttctccgttcatctttcctcgatcctgactagtctcccagtccctgaaaacaTCCACACGGCatactgctgccaccaccatgcttcaccgtaggtatgGTGCCAGGTCTCCTCTAGACTTGGCATCAGACCATATaatcttttactgaggagtagctttcGTCTGGCCCCTCTACCACCCAGGAATGGTTAAGAAGAAATGCTGGACTGCTCTGGAGTGGCCCAGAGAAGAGTCAGGTCTGAATCTCATCCAAAATGTATGGTGAGATCTGACaacagcagttggtggagggctGGAAACATTGGAGGGCACCACCTGGAAACATTGAGAATTAGAGCAGTTAGTGGAGGCACCACCTGAAACAATGAGAATTagagcagttggtggagggcacCACCTGAAACAATGAGAAGTAGAGCAGTTGGTGGAGGGTACCACCTGAAACATTGAGAATTagagcagttggtggagggcacCACCTGAAACATTGAGAATTagagcagttggtggagggcacCACCTGAAACAATGAGAATTAGAGCAGTGGGTGGAGGGCACCACCTGAAACATTGAGAATTagagcagttggtggagggcacCACCTGAAACAATGAGAATTATagagcagttggtggagggcacCACCTGAAACATTGAGAATTAGAGCAGTTTGTTGCTGAGGGACGAATGGTCGGTAGAAAGGTGCAGCTCATTGATGGCTAAAGGAAGCTTGTTGTCAGTTTTCTTGGCCTAAGGCCACCAAGTAAGGTtgttgatatattttccagttgaCCCACTTGGTCCCATTTTACGTCTCTCTTTGTGTTACAGTTGGTCCAGATCATCATTAACACAACCCACCTGGAGCAGGCCTGTAAATACCTGGAGGACTTCATCACCAACATCACCAACGCCTCACCTGAGACCGTGCACACCACGCGGCTCTACGGACTTTCCACCTTTAAGGTACTGTAGGAAATCTGAATTCTCCACCAGTGTTTCTACCTCACCAACTTGATATAACTATTAAACCAACCAGAAATGTTAAGGTATATTCATTAGTCTCTTCTCTTGTGTTGCTGCTGGAATAAGGGAATTGTCATAAACTTTGAAGGTATATTCATTAGTCTCTTCTCTAGTGTTGCCGCTGGAATAAGGGAATTGTCATAAACTTTGAAGGTATATTCATTAGTCTCTTCTCTTGTGTTGCTGCTGGAATAAGGGAATTGTCATAAACTTTGAAGGTATATTCATTAGTCTCTTCTCTAGTGTTTGCTGGAATAAGGGAATTGTCATAAACTTTGAAGGTATATTCATTAGTCTCTTCTCTTGTGTTGCCGCTGGAATAAGGGAATTGTCATAAACTTTGAAGGTATATTCATTAGTCTCTTCTCTAGTGTTGCTGCTGGAATAAGGAATTGTCATAAACTTTGAAGGTATATTCATTAGTCTCTTCTCTTGTGTTGCCGCTGGAATAAGGGAATTGTCATAAACTTTGCAGAGCTTCCAGTACTTCAGCGTAGTTCATCAACGTGTACTGAcgtagtcttacctggtgttcagctcattctgtctgtagtaacctctgtagtcttacctggcgttcagctcattctgtctgtagtaacctctgtagtcttacctggtgttcagctcattctgtctgtagtaacctctgtagtcttacctggcgttcagctcattctgtctgtagtaacctctgtagtcttacctggcgttcagctcattctgtcagtagtaacctccgtagtcttacctggcgttcagctcattctgtctgtagtaacctctgtagtcttacctggcgttcagctcattctgtctgtagtaacctctgtagtcttacctggcgttcagctcattctgtctgtagtaacctctgtagtcttacctggtgttcagctcattctgtcagtagtaacctctgtagtcttacctggcattcagctcattctgtcagtagtaacctctgtagtacTGACGTGTCGGTGTTCCCTGCCTGGTGTATCCAGGATGCACGCCATGCAGCGGAAGGAGAGATCTACACCAAACTGAACCAGAAGATAGATGAGTTTATCCAGCTGGCAGACTATGATTGGGGCATGCCGGAGTCGGACGGCCAGGCCAGTGGATACCTTATGGACCTCATCAACTTCCTCCGCAGCACCTTCCAGGTCTTCACACACCTGCCGGTGAGTTAGCCACTCCCCCCCCCCGCAGGCAGGGGAACTCTGGGAGATGGAGTGTTGTTGTTGTGAGTTattgtggtagtgtgtgtgttgaagtgtTGTTCTtgtatcagtgttctgtcacGGTGGTGACTTGTATCTACTGTGCTTCTCATTGGGTTGAGTGAGTTAGCCACTCCCCCCCCGCAGGCAGGGGAACTCTGGGAGATGGAGTGTTGTTGTTGTGAGTTattgtggtagtgtgtgtgttgaagtgtTGTTCTtgtatcagtgttctgtcacGGTGGTGACTTGTATCTACTGTGCTTCTCATTGGGTTGAGTGAGTTAGCCACTCCCCCCCCGCAGGCAGGGGAACTCTGGGAGATGGAGTGTTGTTGTTGTGAGTTattgtggtagtgtgtgtgttgaagtgtTGTTCTtgtatcagtgttctgtcacGGTGGTGACTTGTATCTACTGTGCTTCTCATTGGGTGGAGTGAGTTAGCCACTCCCCCCCCGCAGACAGGGGAACTCTGGGAGATGGAGTGTTGTTGTTGTGAGTTattgtggtagtgtgtgtgttgaagtgtTGTTCTtgtatcagtgttctgtcacGGTGGTGACTTGTATCTACTGTGCTTCTCATTGGTGTGGAGTGAGTTAGCCACTCCCCCCGCAGGCAGGGGAACTCTGGGAGATGGAGTGTTGTTGTTGTGAGTTattgtggtagtgtgtgtgttgaagtgtTG
This genomic window contains:
- the LOC127922684 gene encoding exocyst complex component 6-like produces the protein LVQIIINTTHLEQACKYLEDFITNITNASPETVHTTRLYGLSTFKDARHAAEGEIYTKLNQKIDEFIQLADYDWGMPESDGQASGYLMDLINFLRSTFQVFTHLP